In Micromonospora sp. LH3U1, one genomic interval encodes:
- a CDS encoding ABC transporter permease, protein MSRPPVRVVARRLGAGLVVLWVAATAAYLALLAAPGDTVDNIIGDGADTPQIRADIVTEWGLDRPALVQYVDYLRRLAGGDLGRSYLLQRPVAEVIGEQLAPTLALAVAAAGLGVLLALLIAVATAGDRRPFLRRASSGAELLLVSTPPFLIGLVLLSVLSFRFGFFPVSGDQGIAALVLPAVTLALPIAGLLAQVLRDGLDRALDEPFVLTARSRGVRERAVLVRHALRHALLPAVTLAGWLFGILLGGAVIVEQVFGRPGLGQVTLTAVSTRDMPVVLAVVTLSAAVYVVVNTAADLAYLLVDPRLRRS, encoded by the coding sequence ATGAGCCGCCCACCCGTTCGTGTCGTGGCCCGCCGGCTCGGCGCCGGCCTGGTCGTCCTCTGGGTCGCGGCCACCGCCGCCTACCTGGCGCTGCTGGCCGCCCCCGGCGACACCGTGGACAACATCATTGGCGACGGCGCGGACACCCCGCAGATCCGCGCCGACATCGTCACCGAGTGGGGTCTGGACCGGCCGGCCCTCGTGCAGTACGTCGACTACCTCCGACGGCTCGCCGGCGGCGACCTGGGTCGCTCCTACCTGCTGCAACGCCCGGTCGCGGAGGTGATCGGCGAACAACTCGCCCCCACCCTCGCCCTCGCGGTCGCCGCCGCCGGGCTCGGGGTGCTGCTCGCACTGCTCATCGCCGTGGCCACGGCCGGGGACCGGCGGCCGTTTCTGCGCCGGGCCAGCTCCGGAGCCGAACTGCTGCTGGTCTCCACCCCGCCGTTCCTGATCGGGCTCGTGCTGCTCAGTGTGCTGTCGTTCCGGTTCGGGTTCTTCCCGGTCTCCGGCGACCAGGGGATCGCCGCGCTGGTGCTACCCGCCGTCACCCTCGCGCTGCCCATCGCCGGGCTGCTGGCTCAGGTGCTCCGCGACGGGCTCGACCGCGCTCTCGACGAGCCGTTCGTGCTCACCGCCCGATCCCGGGGTGTCCGGGAACGCGCGGTGCTGGTCCGCCACGCGCTGCGCCACGCGCTGCTGCCGGCCGTCACCCTGGCCGGCTGGCTCTTCGGCATCCTGCTCGGCGGCGCCGTCATCGTCGAACAGGTCTTCGGACGGCCCGGCCTCGGCCAGGTCACCCTCACGGCCGTCTCCACCAGGGACATGCCGGTGGTGCTGGCCGTGGTCACCCTCTCGGCCGCCGTCTACGTCGTCGTCAACACCGCCGCCGACCTGGCGTACCTGCTGGTCGACCCGCGTCTGCGAAGGAGCTGA